A part of Sparus aurata chromosome 19, fSpaAur1.1, whole genome shotgun sequence genomic DNA contains:
- the LOC115569694 gene encoding early endosome antigen 1-like: protein MNRDTEDIRITVLRRNHKHAVYKRQQQQIAEHQQSVTMPQSRRKGKGVQKKSGTPVHQQPAGPGPALQYRNSAIHYSGGVEDADFKRGPVQNKKLWTPDKQCRNPKQEIKKTRAGDCARVEASPQYAILTQAESIAELRSKNEALETQLQELKETLRRNNADRDEAEMERKETIEDLEFQLLEKEIAGAEALSRVQQLEEALQQQKESQDARDKCMSQMKEEDIVLKAALARTKSELESHQLQWQEREAVWIATFKSENEALKTQMQALKETLTRNDRVHDRVEMEKNITILDLEFQLSEKKVTETQALSKVQQLVEALQQQKESRKDLDKSVAQMNEESNVLKAALAQTQSELDRRQHEWQEERANLKQSLDDIQHTMEDKEKTMEARMNHLVDTISILTQQMNKPKKRSAWQRFKALFKRH, encoded by the coding sequence atgaataGAGACACGGAAGACATAAGGATTACTGTACTCCGCAGGAACCACAAGCATGCTGTGTATAAGaggcaacaacaacagattGCAGAACATCAGCAGTCTGTTACTATGCCCCAATCTCGCAGGAAAGGTAAAGGTGTTCAAAAGAAGAGTGGAACACCTGTACACCAACAGCCAGCGGGTCCAGGCCCTGCACTACAATACCGCAACTCTGCGATACATTACTCAGGGGGGGTTGAGGACGCTGATTTCAAAAGGGGCCCAGtccaaaacaaaaagctttGGACGCCAGACAAACAGTGCCGCAACCCAAAGCAGGAAATTAAGAAAACACGGGCAGGGGACTGTGCTAGGGTGGAGGCTTCCCCCCAATATGCCATACTCACACAGGCAGAGAGCATCGCCGAGCTTCGCAGCAAGAATGAGGCTTTAGAGACTCAGTTGCAGGAGTTAAAGGAAACACTCAGGAGAAACAATGCTGACCGTGATGAAGCTGagatggagaggaaggagacCATCGAGGACCTGGAGTTTCAGCTTTTAGAGAAGGAAATAGCTGGAGCCGAAGCGCTCTCTAGAGTGCAGCAGCTTGAGGAGGCTCTTCAGCAGCAAAAAGAGAGCCAGGATGCCCGCGACAAATGTATGTCCCAGATGAAAGAGGAGGACATAGTGTTGAAGGCAGCACTCGCCCGGACAAAAAGTGAGTTGGAGAGTCATCAGCTGCAGTGGCAGGAGAGGGAGGCAGTGTGGATCGCCACGTTTAAGAGTGAGAATGAGGCTTTAAAAACTCAGATGCAGGCATTAAAGGAAACACTCACAAGAAACGATCGTGTCCATGACCGGGTTGAGATGGAGAAGAACATCACCATCCTGGATCTGGAGTTTCAGCTGTCAGAGAAGAAGGTGACTGAAACTCAAGCGCTCTCCAAAGTACAGCAGCTTGTGGAGGCTCTTCAGCAGCAAAAAGAGAGCCGGAAGGACCTCGACAAGTCTGTGGCCCAGATGAACGAAGAAAGCAACGTTCTGAAGGCTGCACTTGCCCAGACACAGAGTGAGTTGGATCGTCGTCAGCATGagtggcaggaggagagggCCAATCTCAAGCAGTCCCTCGATGACATCCAACACACCATGGAGGACAAGGAGAAAACTATGGAGGCAAGAATGAATCATCTGGTAGACACGATCAGCATCCTAACGCAGCAAATGAACAAGCCGAAAAAACGTTCTGCATGGCAAAGATTCAAGGCGTTATTTAAGCGACACTGA